The region TTAAAACTTTTTGCGGCATAAGCTAACCATGGTCCAACTAAAATTGAAGATAATATTGCTGCAAAAACTATTGCTACGAAAAGTTCTTTACTTAAAAGACCAAAACTTAAAGCTATTAAACTTACAACTATGTGCATTTCTCCTCCTGGAGTGTGAGCTATAGCTATTATATTTTTATATTTTCTATTTTTAGATAAAACTGACCCAATCCACGCTCCTAAATATCTTCCTAATATCCCAATTAATGTTATAAAAAGAGATAATAATAAATTAAAATTTTCAAAAAAATTTATTTTAAGTCCAATATTAACAAAGAAAAGAGATGCAAATACTGAGTAGACAAAATTATGTACAGTATTTCTAGCACTTTTAGTAAATATAGGAGAATCTCCTGCAACTATTCCTGCTATAAAAAATCCAAACAATGTATGTATTCCAATCTCTAAAGTAATTAATCCAAAAACTATTCCTGTAGAAATTAAAACTGCTAGAACACCTTGAATTCCTTCACTATCTTGATTTATAACTTTTGAAAATAACCAATTGACAATTTTTTTCCCTAAATTTAAGGCTAAAAAAGTAAATATACCTGTATATAAAATAATTTCTATTGCAATTTTCCAATCAAAAAATTTCATAGAAAATAGAGATAGTAACAATGTAAATACAATCCAACCAATTATATCATTTATTGTTAATGCTGATATTATTAGGAAACCTAAATTACTTTTCATTATTCCTACTTCTCTTAAGGCTCTTATAGCTATTGGTAATGCACTAATTGTCATAATTACTGATATGAAGAAAGTTGTTATAAACTTATTATCACTAAATTCAAAATATTCATTAGGTAAAAAATAGATAAAAAACATTGAAAATATAATTGGAATAATTACATCTAAACTTGATATTATCATGGCATTTTTTCTTTGCTTCCAAATACTTGAAAAATCAACTTCTATTCCAGTTGATAAAAGAACTAAAAATAATCCAAACCAACTTAATGTGTCTAACATTGCTATTTGAACTAAATTTTGTGGAAAAATAGCTTTATACAAATTAGGA is a window of Candidatus Cetobacterium colombiensis DNA encoding:
- a CDS encoding cation:proton antiporter domain-containing protein, producing the protein MISIDEGNIFYLLLQLSIIFILTNLINGILKKINQPTITGDLVVGIILGPTILGTFFPNLYKAIFPQNLVQIAMLDTLSWFGLFLVLLSTGIEVDFSSIWKQRKNAMIISSLDVIIPIIFSMFFIYFLPNEYFEFSDNKFITTFFISVIMTISALPIAIRALREVGIMKSNLGFLIISALTINDIIGWIVFTLLLSLFSMKFFDWKIAIEIILYTGIFTFLALNLGKKIVNWLFSKVINQDSEGIQGVLAVLISTGIVFGLITLEIGIHTLFGFFIAGIVAGDSPIFTKSARNTVHNFVYSVFASLFFVNIGLKINFFENFNLLLSLFITLIGILGRYLGAWIGSVLSKNRKYKNIIAIAHTPGGEMHIVVSLIALSFGLLSKELFVAIVFAAILSSILVGPWLAYAAKSFKILDKLEVLVYPNMKIEAKTKDEAIEKMLEFVNLKDKKNYIIKNILEKEEEICSGLKNGISVPRGIVDDLEETKIIFAKLENPINWNSLDGKYVRYIFLILTSKKNEETQIAAVKKITQISKNCLEADELNLLNTTEELERYIKNYIAS